A part of Methanohalobium evestigatum Z-7303 genomic DNA contains:
- a CDS encoding ribosome biogenesis/translation initiation ATPase RLI — protein MRIAVLNYDRCQPRKCSKECHKYCPRVRTGDETIYFGEKGKPIISEELCVGCGICVDKCPYKAIMIIGLPEALKEPPTHRYGTNGFVLYGLPTPQAGRVTGILGPNGIGKSTVVNILSGTLVPNLGEYKEESSWDRVIERYSGTQIQDYFRKLVNGKVNVSQKPQYIDKIPKAFNGNTRELLEKADDRGVLNQLIERLDLDEIIDRNINELSGGELQRVAIAACMVKDAEFYFFDEISPYLDIYQRINVAQLIQELAQEKAVLVVEHDLAILDMLADVVHVAYGVPGAYGVITYPKGVRIAINQYLKGYLPEENIRIRPEPIEFEVHPPRAEAEVETLVEYGKFSKQYKDGFSLTSDGGSLKQGEVLGVVGPNGIGKSTFVKVLAGEIEPDDGELDFDINISFKPQYVKGDINLRVQDFLRSITSRFDTSYYQGEIARPLQIEELYDKMLPNLSGGELQRVAIAACLSRDADMYILDEPSAHLDVEQRSLATKAIKRFAENNKKTAMVVDHDIYMIDMLSERLIVFEGKPAVYGVAKRPSSMQEGMNKFLSNLDITFRRDDDTSRPRVNKPNSRLDREQKSAGEYYYYGFDE, from the coding sequence ATGAGGATAGCAGTATTAAACTATGATAGATGTCAGCCCAGAAAGTGCAGCAAAGAATGCCATAAATACTGTCCCAGAGTAAGGACAGGTGATGAAACAATCTATTTTGGTGAAAAAGGAAAACCTATAATTTCTGAGGAACTTTGTGTAGGCTGTGGTATTTGTGTTGATAAATGTCCCTATAAGGCTATAATGATTATCGGATTACCGGAAGCACTTAAAGAACCTCCGACACACAGATATGGAACAAATGGTTTTGTGCTTTATGGACTTCCTACCCCACAGGCAGGAAGAGTTACAGGTATTCTTGGTCCAAACGGTATAGGTAAAAGTACCGTAGTCAATATACTATCCGGTACACTTGTTCCAAATCTTGGTGAATACAAAGAGGAATCCAGCTGGGACAGGGTTATTGAGAGATATTCAGGTACACAGATTCAGGACTATTTTAGAAAACTGGTAAACGGCAAAGTAAATGTATCTCAAAAACCACAATACATTGATAAAATACCCAAAGCATTTAATGGAAATACCCGTGAACTACTTGAAAAAGCAGATGACCGTGGAGTACTGAATCAACTGATTGAAAGACTTGACCTGGATGAGATAATAGATCGTAATATAAATGAGTTGAGTGGGGGTGAACTCCAGAGAGTTGCAATTGCGGCCTGTATGGTTAAGGATGCAGAATTCTATTTCTTTGATGAAATAAGCCCCTACCTTGACATCTATCAGCGTATAAATGTTGCACAACTTATACAGGAACTTGCACAGGAAAAAGCTGTTCTTGTTGTTGAACACGACCTCGCTATCCTTGATATGCTTGCAGATGTAGTTCATGTTGCCTATGGAGTTCCCGGAGCATATGGTGTAATCACCTATCCTAAAGGTGTGCGTATAGCCATTAACCAGTATCTAAAAGGTTATCTTCCTGAAGAAAATATTCGCATTCGTCCAGAACCAATCGAGTTTGAGGTTCATCCCCCGAGAGCTGAAGCAGAAGTTGAAACACTGGTTGAATACGGAAAATTCTCTAAACAATACAAGGATGGTTTTTCGTTAACATCTGATGGAGGTTCATTAAAACAGGGCGAGGTGCTTGGTGTAGTTGGACCCAATGGTATTGGGAAATCGACTTTTGTAAAGGTACTTGCGGGAGAAATAGAACCTGATGATGGTGAACTTGATTTTGACATCAATATTTCTTTTAAACCCCAGTATGTCAAGGGTGATATCAATCTCAGGGTACAGGATTTTTTGAGAAGTATCACCAGTAGGTTTGATACCAGTTATTATCAGGGAGAAATTGCAAGACCACTGCAGATTGAAGAGTTATATGATAAGATGCTCCCCAATTTAAGTGGAGGAGAACTGCAAAGAGTTGCAATCGCTGCCTGTCTAAGCCGTGATGCGGATATGTATATCCTTGATGAACCAAGTGCACATCTGGATGTAGAACAGCGTTCACTGGCAACAAAAGCTATCAAGCGTTTTGCTGAAAATAATAAAAAGACCGCTATGGTGGTTGACCATGACATTTATATGATTGATATGTTGAGTGAGCGGTTGATTGTATTTGAAGGTAAACCGGCTGTATATGGTGTAGCAAAAAGACCATCCAGTATGCAGGAAGGTATGAATAAATTCCTTTCCAACCTTGATATAACTTTCAGAAGGGATGATGATACATCGCGTCCCAGAGTAAACAAGCCGAATTCCCGATTGGACAGGGAACAAAAATCAGCAGGAGAATATTATTATTACGGTTTTGATGAATGA
- a CDS encoding DUF5683 domain-containing protein produces MDNTNEERLKNPLAALGLSLIFPGLGQIYNQQVKKGQMFFVIAIILIVTMFAAVGFVLYPIFWIYNMYDAYTDAVKMNRGEIQTG; encoded by the coding sequence ATGGATAATACAAATGAAGAGAGATTAAAAAACCCTCTGGCTGCATTAGGGCTTTCATTAATATTTCCAGGACTTGGTCAAATATATAACCAGCAGGTTAAAAAAGGTCAGATGTTTTTTGTAATTGCTATAATATTAATAGTTACAATGTTTGCTGCTGTTGGATTTGTACTTTATCCCATATTCTGGATATACAATATGTACGATGCATACACCGATGCAGTTAAAATGAACAGGGGAGAAATCCAGACCGGTTAA
- a CDS encoding MATE family efflux transporter produces MNDRRELLNNEKISNLLLKLSAPAIAGMVIQALYNIVDTIFVGKALGEASAQGIGGLTVAFPVQMIMAGLGLIIGIGGASIISRNLGSNNIDRAEKTLGNVIFLIFVFSALITVAVSLYINPIMKAFGATDTILPYAVDYLRIITYGCIFFIFAMATNNVVRAEGNANMAMFTMVIAGVTNIILDPIFIFGFGWGVKGAASATIISQLIGSLFLVYYLFSGKSILKLHIKNLIPQYDIIKENITIGLSPFARQSSSSLMVVVLNNVLAIYGGDVSIAVFGIINRLFMFIFMPMIGIVQGLQPIVGFNYGARNFERVMESVRLSIIVTTVMASIGFAIFYAFPEQLFGVFSNDPNLINSGKSAIRIMVLVVPLASFEFIGATLYQAIGKAKPSFVLSVSRQILFLIPLVIILPGFFDLKGVWIAFPIAGFLSFMLSIFMMNREFKVLKGHIPDNGYEYEIPQGTR; encoded by the coding sequence TTGAATGATAGAAGAGAATTACTGAATAATGAAAAAATCAGTAACCTCCTATTAAAATTATCAGCTCCTGCCATTGCAGGCATGGTGATTCAGGCTCTCTATAATATAGTTGATACTATTTTTGTGGGAAAAGCCCTTGGGGAAGCCAGTGCCCAGGGCATCGGAGGGCTAACCGTTGCATTTCCTGTGCAGATGATTATGGCTGGTTTGGGTCTTATAATTGGTATTGGCGGAGCCTCGATTATATCCCGTAATCTCGGGTCGAACAATATAGACAGAGCTGAAAAAACGCTTGGAAATGTCATATTCCTTATTTTTGTTTTCAGTGCCCTGATAACTGTTGCAGTAAGTCTTTATATTAATCCTATAATGAAAGCCTTCGGTGCAACCGATACAATCCTCCCATATGCTGTAGATTACCTTCGTATCATCACCTATGGATGTATATTCTTTATTTTTGCAATGGCTACAAACAATGTCGTGCGTGCAGAAGGCAACGCCAACATGGCAATGTTTACGATGGTCATCGCGGGAGTGACAAACATCATCCTTGACCCCATTTTTATATTTGGGTTTGGATGGGGTGTTAAAGGTGCAGCCTCTGCTACTATTATTTCACAGCTTATCGGTTCATTATTCCTTGTATATTATCTGTTCAGCGGAAAAAGCATACTGAAACTTCATATTAAAAATCTGATACCACAATATGATATCATAAAAGAAAACATTACCATAGGGTTGTCACCTTTTGCCAGACAATCATCCAGCAGTTTGATGGTGGTGGTACTTAACAATGTTCTTGCAATATATGGAGGAGACGTTTCAATCGCTGTTTTTGGAATTATAAACCGACTGTTCATGTTTATATTCATGCCGATGATAGGAATTGTTCAGGGGTTACAACCTATTGTGGGATTCAATTACGGTGCCAGAAACTTTGAGAGAGTGATGGAATCTGTAAGATTATCGATTATTGTTACTACTGTAATGGCATCCATCGGTTTTGCAATATTTTATGCATTCCCTGAACAACTTTTTGGTGTTTTTAGTAATGACCCAAATCTTATAAACTCTGGAAAATCCGCAATAAGAATTATGGTACTGGTTGTACCGCTTGCAAGTTTTGAATTTATAGGAGCCACTTTGTATCAGGCTATTGGTAAAGCAAAACCTTCATTTGTTCTGTCTGTATCGCGCCAGATTCTTTTTCTGATACCTCTGGTTATTATACTGCCTGGATTTTTCGATTTAAAAGGAGTATGGATAGCATTCCCAATTGCCGGATTTTTATCCTTCATGCTTAGTATTTTTATGATGAACAGGGAATTTAAGGTTCTTAAAGGGCATATTCCTGATAACGGATATGAATACGAAATCCCACAAGGTACCAGATGA
- a CDS encoding BatD family protein — translation MLVFLIFQLVPAVSAYSFQDELIWEYGGEYKLSKDERAKVGPYTIKIHEINPGTNPPSANVLIYQNNVYKEKLFFDTKANSENTYEDDLKIKIHDINRNNVSVELYRHVYKKAWVKDTERKGFHKGDELKNGNYTVQVKEFKKKEVVLEVSNPYKKNIFTDNYKEAESRKYYNEFMVRVASLYPEKGIVYLETYRPGNPDFSIDILNNKDSYNPNKTIEYKVLVENIGNIPVQEVKLESSSNNGKIAQPVMVRNVIDQNKSKIFPVMIDPPNNPIGENMATSFVVSGRDYRGNTYTDSKTVSTHINSYMKIEKEISKEDVTLYRENKNDTVQVSLIIHNMGKSKKLLDVTDEIPDSFTLIGNDSLEKSVVVNSDSTKKVTYQIKPTKPGRYTLKPAVLEWVDEGNKYTTESSEKEIDVHSSWVQVDKSLSSDSINISNNVEVTINIENTGNRIANISFTDSIPEGLNLVSGDLQWSGKVGPKADKEITYTITTNESGRYVLPELEVDINNNQTKAISNSAILYVDKGVVTEQKHEEPIITRIDATKFMVTAFMAILALLSLAPISAYINIKRKE, via the coding sequence ATGTTAGTCTTTTTAATTTTCCAGTTAGTTCCGGCTGTATCTGCCTACTCTTTTCAGGATGAGCTCATATGGGAATATGGAGGAGAATATAAACTCTCAAAGGATGAACGTGCAAAAGTTGGACCCTACACTATCAAAATTCATGAAATAAACCCCGGCACAAACCCACCTTCTGCAAATGTCCTTATTTACCAGAACAATGTATATAAAGAGAAGTTATTTTTTGATACAAAAGCCAACAGTGAAAATACATATGAAGATGACCTGAAAATAAAGATTCATGATATAAACAGGAATAACGTTTCTGTTGAGCTTTACAGACATGTTTATAAAAAGGCATGGGTTAAAGATACCGAAAGAAAGGGATTCCATAAAGGGGATGAACTAAAAAACGGAAACTATACTGTACAAGTAAAGGAATTTAAGAAAAAGGAAGTTGTGCTTGAAGTTTCCAACCCTTATAAGAAAAATATATTCACAGACAATTACAAAGAAGCTGAATCCAGAAAATATTACAATGAGTTTATGGTAAGAGTTGCGAGTCTATACCCTGAAAAGGGAATTGTATATCTTGAAACATATAGACCCGGAAATCCAGACTTTTCTATTGACATTTTAAACAATAAAGACAGCTATAACCCAAATAAAACTATTGAATACAAAGTCCTTGTAGAAAACATAGGCAACATTCCTGTACAGGAAGTTAAACTTGAAAGTTCATCAAACAACGGAAAAATTGCCCAACCAGTAATGGTGCGCAATGTAATAGACCAAAACAAGAGCAAAATTTTCCCTGTTATGATCGACCCTCCAAATAACCCAATCGGGGAAAATATGGCTACCAGTTTTGTAGTTTCAGGGCGTGATTATCGCGGTAACACCTATACCGATTCAAAAACGGTCAGCACTCATATTAACTCATACATGAAAATAGAAAAAGAAATTAGCAAAGAAGATGTTACACTGTACAGGGAAAACAAAAATGATACTGTCCAGGTTAGTTTAATAATACACAACATGGGCAAGTCCAAAAAACTGTTAGATGTTACCGATGAAATCCCTGACTCATTCACACTCATTGGAAACGATTCACTGGAAAAATCAGTGGTAGTTAATTCTGATTCAACGAAAAAAGTAACCTATCAAATCAAACCAACAAAACCCGGAAGATATACATTAAAACCTGCAGTACTTGAATGGGTTGACGAAGGTAATAAATATACTACTGAATCCAGTGAAAAGGAAATAGATGTACATAGTTCATGGGTACAAGTGGACAAATCATTAAGTTCTGATTCTATAAACATTAGTAACAATGTAGAAGTGACAATAAATATTGAAAACACCGGCAACCGAATAGCAAATATCAGTTTCACAGACAGCATCCCTGAAGGGCTAAATCTGGTTTCTGGTGATTTACAATGGAGTGGTAAAGTAGGTCCAAAAGCAGATAAAGAAATAACATACACAATAACAACCAATGAATCCGGAAGATATGTTTTACCTGAACTGGAAGTTGATATAAATAACAACCAGACAAAGGCTATTTCGAATTCCGCAATACTTTATGTGGACAAAGGTGTAGTCACAGAACAGAAACATGAAGAACCTATAATAACAAGAATTGATGCAACCAAATTCATGGTTACAGCCTTTATGGCGATTCTTGCACTACTCTCATTAGCTCCAATATCCGCCTATATAAATATAAAACGAAAGGAATAA
- a CDS encoding mechanosensitive ion channel family protein — protein sequence MGNGLLSQNIPYTELFVSDLVFAIAVLLAGFIFARILISLFNKGLKKTHLPGLVIEFLSRFLSILLYVLVILAFAGALGFAVGSVFLGLSAVIGLILGFGMQDTLTNLTAGIWIATLRPIDKDDYVTINGMFGKVEAVGMMATEILTPDNQFITIPNQLVWGSAVINDTRMPIRRARVDVGVSYDTDLDKAIQVAFDVMKNNSMVLDDPAPAVITSELGDSSVNLQLRAWANNEDVWTVKWDITSEIFKAYRKEGIEIPYPQMDVHLDKEG from the coding sequence ATGGGGAATGGTCTATTATCTCAAAATATACCATACACAGAATTGTTTGTATCAGATCTGGTTTTTGCAATTGCAGTTTTGTTGGCAGGTTTTATATTTGCTCGGATTTTAATATCACTGTTTAATAAAGGGTTAAAAAAGACGCATTTACCGGGTCTTGTAATTGAATTTTTATCCAGATTTTTGTCTATACTATTATATGTGCTTGTAATTCTTGCATTTGCAGGTGCGCTTGGTTTTGCAGTGGGATCGGTATTTTTGGGTCTTTCAGCAGTTATTGGTTTGATTCTTGGATTTGGTATGCAGGATACCCTGACAAACTTAACGGCAGGGATATGGATAGCGACCTTACGGCCCATTGATAAAGACGATTATGTAACTATAAATGGAATGTTTGGAAAGGTGGAAGCAGTAGGTATGATGGCGACTGAAATCCTTACTCCTGATAATCAGTTTATTACAATACCCAATCAACTTGTATGGGGAAGTGCAGTAATTAATGATACCCGTATGCCAATAAGAAGAGCAAGAGTGGATGTAGGAGTAAGTTATGACACTGACCTTGATAAAGCAATCCAGGTGGCTTTTGATGTTATGAAAAACAACTCAATGGTACTTGATGACCCTGCACCTGCTGTAATAACATCAGAACTTGGTGATTCTTCGGTTAATCTCCAACTGCGTGCATGGGCAAACAACGAAGATGTCTGGACTGTTAAATGGGACATTACCAGTGAAATATTCAAAGCTTATAGAAAAGAAGGAATTGAGATTCCATATCCACAGATGGACGTTCATCTGGATAAAGAAGGGTAA
- a CDS encoding isocitrate/isopropylmalate dehydrogenase family protein: protein MTQYKVPVIPGDGVGPEIIAEGRKVIDAAGEKHGFDVDWIEFPNGADHYLETGELLSEDTLKELSNYKSIYLGSIGDPRVAPGVLEKGILLKARFYFDQYINLRPVKLLDGVWTPLKNKNPKDIDFTVVRENTEDFYIGIGGRAKKGISEEELEVTRSMYSTKFGLDIETDSEEIAYQIGMISKEGTRRVIKYAFDLAMKRNKDKHVASVDKANVLSDIYGFWREQFNDISENYPEIDTDFNYVDAITMWFAKNPEWYDVVVTPNMFGDIITDLGAMIQGGLGLAPGGNINPEGTSMFEPIHGSAPKYKGQDKVNPIATIWAGSMLVDQLGETEASNDILSAIEKSIAENKIKTYDMGGSSKTSEVGDNIARIIREDL from the coding sequence ATGACACAATACAAAGTTCCAGTTATACCGGGAGACGGTGTAGGTCCCGAAATCATAGCAGAAGGGCGAAAAGTCATTGATGCAGCCGGAGAAAAACACGGATTCGATGTTGACTGGATAGAATTTCCAAATGGTGCAGACCACTATTTAGAAACTGGTGAACTGTTATCAGAAGATACACTCAAAGAACTTTCCAATTATAAATCAATATATCTGGGTTCTATAGGAGATCCAAGAGTTGCTCCAGGTGTACTTGAAAAAGGTATACTGCTTAAAGCCAGATTTTACTTTGACCAGTATATAAATTTGCGACCGGTCAAACTTCTGGATGGTGTCTGGACACCGCTTAAAAACAAGAACCCCAAAGATATTGATTTTACAGTTGTCAGAGAAAATACAGAAGACTTCTACATCGGAATCGGCGGAAGAGCAAAGAAAGGAATCAGTGAAGAAGAACTCGAAGTAACAAGGTCTATGTACAGCACAAAGTTCGGTCTGGATATAGAAACCGACAGTGAAGAAATCGCCTACCAGATAGGCATGATTTCAAAAGAAGGGACTCGCAGGGTTATTAAATATGCATTTGACCTTGCCATGAAGAGAAACAAAGACAAACATGTCGCATCTGTAGACAAGGCAAATGTTTTGTCTGATATCTATGGTTTCTGGAGAGAGCAGTTTAACGATATTTCAGAAAACTATCCTGAAATTGATACCGATTTCAATTATGTGGATGCCATTACAATGTGGTTTGCCAAAAACCCTGAATGGTACGATGTTGTTGTAACTCCGAATATGTTTGGTGACATTATCACCGACCTTGGTGCAATGATTCAGGGTGGTCTTGGACTTGCTCCCGGAGGCAATATCAACCCTGAAGGCACCAGTATGTTTGAACCAATACATGGGTCTGCTCCCAAATATAAGGGACAGGACAAGGTCAACCCTATTGCAACCATATGGGCAGGGTCAATGCTTGTTGATCAACTTGGTGAAACTGAAGCTTCAAATGATATTTTGTCAGCAATCGAAAAAAGCATTGCTGAGAACAAAATCAAAACCTATGATATGGGTGGAAGTTCCAAGACATCTGAAGTTGGAGATAATATTGCAAGAATTATAAGAGAAGATTTATGA
- a CDS encoding 3-isopropylmalate dehydratase small subunit produces MKGKVWKFGEDIDTDAIIPGRYLIFNTPEELAKHAFEGIRPDFAENVKENDIIVAGSNFGCGSSREHAPLALKGTKIGCVIAKSFARIFFRNAINIGVPLLECSETDKIEEEDEIEVELSTGVIENKTKNEKYQATPLPDFVREIVDAGGLIEYTKKLVN; encoded by the coding sequence ATGAAAGGAAAAGTTTGGAAATTTGGAGAGGATATTGATACTGATGCTATAATTCCAGGGAGGTATCTAATTTTTAATACTCCTGAAGAACTTGCAAAACATGCGTTTGAAGGAATACGTCCTGATTTTGCTGAAAATGTAAAAGAAAACGATATCATTGTTGCAGGTAGCAACTTTGGATGCGGATCCTCAAGAGAGCACGCACCCCTTGCTCTTAAAGGTACAAAAATCGGGTGTGTAATTGCCAAATCCTTTGCACGTATATTTTTTAGAAACGCAATCAATATAGGTGTACCTCTTCTTGAATGTTCAGAAACAGACAAGATTGAAGAGGAGGATGAAATCGAAGTCGAACTTTCCACTGGTGTTATAGAAAACAAAACAAAGAATGAAAAATATCAGGCAACTCCACTTCCGGATTTCGTCCGTGAAATCGTAGATGCTGGTGGATTGATAGAATACACAAAAAAGCTTGTTAACTGA
- a CDS encoding MFS transporter, with protein MTAPIPKFSRKRQMFLLSIGTFCVFLGILSLIPLLPDISEDLNISKSHLGWVAGTFLIFMALLQVPFGLISDRFGRKVLIFSGIFIFGTGVGILSFASNFITLLFARAVSGTGAAIFFQTSFTMVGDMFKYQERGRAMSVLAVATGFGTISGYSVGGIFGGIYGWREVFMALAGIAFFVSFLSLFMRETRVEITERKTTSNVLQFSFDMFRKRTIVFITLIAMLCDMAAIGASYVVPFFAKDAGITTAITGLIFIPHAAVSSLGASFSGWVSDIVGRKKPLVIIAILGGCALFLLSQIPPISLIIAFNFAFVGLCFGPVVTLTSTLLVDEVVKVDSSIIATTMGTFNMVRWLGSAAGPVMAGIFLEFYGTRIAFILLSVTVFVSVLLAVGIKEKREYY; from the coding sequence ATGACTGCACCAATACCCAAATTCAGCAGAAAACGGCAGATGTTTTTACTATCAATTGGGACGTTTTGTGTATTTCTGGGAATCCTTTCTCTTATACCACTTCTTCCAGATATATCAGAGGATTTGAATATATCAAAGTCACATCTTGGCTGGGTTGCAGGAACATTCCTTATATTCATGGCTCTTTTGCAGGTTCCATTTGGGTTAATATCGGACAGGTTTGGCAGAAAAGTTCTGATATTTTCCGGAATTTTCATTTTCGGAACTGGCGTGGGTATACTATCATTTGCTTCCAATTTTATTACTTTGCTGTTTGCCAGAGCAGTATCAGGCACAGGGGCAGCAATATTCTTCCAGACTTCTTTTACAATGGTGGGTGATATGTTTAAGTATCAGGAACGTGGGAGAGCCATGAGTGTACTGGCTGTAGCAACCGGTTTTGGGACAATATCCGGCTACTCAGTAGGTGGGATATTTGGAGGTATATACGGCTGGAGAGAAGTATTCATGGCGCTTGCAGGGATAGCGTTTTTTGTGTCATTTTTGTCACTTTTTATGCGTGAGACCCGGGTTGAAATTACAGAAAGAAAAACAACATCCAATGTCCTTCAGTTCTCCTTTGATATGTTCAGGAAAAGAACCATTGTATTTATAACACTTATTGCGATGTTGTGCGATATGGCAGCGATAGGAGCATCTTATGTAGTACCGTTTTTTGCCAAAGATGCGGGTATTACAACAGCAATTACCGGTTTGATATTTATACCACACGCTGCCGTTAGTTCACTGGGAGCATCATTTAGTGGTTGGGTATCAGATATAGTTGGCAGGAAAAAACCACTTGTTATAATAGCAATACTGGGTGGATGTGCACTGTTTCTACTCTCACAGATACCGCCTATTTCTTTGATTATAGCATTTAATTTTGCATTTGTAGGTTTATGTTTTGGTCCAGTGGTTACACTGACCTCTACGTTACTGGTGGATGAAGTGGTAAAAGTGGATTCATCAATTATTGCCACTACAATGGGTACTTTCAATATGGTTCGATGGTTAGGTTCAGCTGCAGGACCGGTTATGGCAGGTATATTTCTGGAATTTTACGGTACAAGAATAGCGTTCATACTTCTTTCGGTGACAGTTTTTGTTTCAGTGTTACTTGCAGTAGGTATAAAAGAAAAAAGAGAATATTATTAA
- a CDS encoding NAD(P)/FAD-dependent oxidoreductase: MNLDKEEIDPDVEYDVIIIGSGPAGMFAANELSDQNLKVLVVEMGQDIENRQCSMDSVQQCTHCAPCDIMCGVGGAGTYSDGTLNLRPDIGGNLAKLTGDQDSAWKLVDYVDDVFLKYGAPEIIPSYKTQEIEELKRRAASVGAQFIEIKQRHIGSDNTPALISRFKKGLDDKGVSFLLNTKVQDILVENNECRGIVLDNDKIIKSRYTMLAPGRVGGEWVNNIVSKHSISAKYGGIDIGVRVEVPAIIMDPVTNINRDPKFHIQTQRYDDFVRTFCTNEHGFVVKEEYEDFIATNGHSLRKKTSENTNFAFLVHIELTHPIENTTKYARSIAKLATTIGGGKPVLQRMGDLRRGRRSTDGRLARNPVVNTLKDVTPGDISMAMPHRIVMDIIEGLETLNQIIPGVASDSTLLYAPEIKFYAMQVQINQNMESSIKNLYAAGDGTGLSRDIVNAAATGVMAARGILKTEEMV, translated from the coding sequence ATGAATTTGGACAAAGAAGAAATAGACCCAGATGTGGAATACGATGTGATAATAATTGGTTCTGGTCCAGCAGGAATGTTTGCTGCGAATGAATTAAGCGACCAGAACCTGAAAGTACTGGTCGTTGAAATGGGTCAGGACATTGAAAATAGACAATGTTCTATGGACTCGGTTCAGCAATGCACACACTGTGCACCGTGTGACATTATGTGTGGTGTTGGTGGAGCAGGAACATATTCAGATGGAACGCTTAATTTACGACCCGATATAGGAGGAAACCTTGCTAAACTGACAGGTGACCAGGACAGTGCCTGGAAACTGGTAGATTATGTGGATGATGTGTTTTTAAAATACGGCGCTCCTGAAATTATACCATCCTACAAAACACAGGAAATAGAGGAATTAAAACGAAGGGCTGCATCCGTTGGCGCCCAGTTTATTGAAATTAAACAGCGACACATCGGTTCTGACAATACCCCTGCATTAATATCCAGATTCAAAAAGGGTCTGGATGATAAAGGCGTTTCATTTTTATTAAATACCAAAGTACAGGATATATTGGTTGAAAATAATGAATGCAGAGGTATTGTACTTGACAATGATAAAATTATAAAATCCCGTTACACAATGCTTGCCCCGGGACGTGTCGGTGGAGAATGGGTCAACAATATCGTCAGTAAACATTCAATTTCTGCAAAATATGGTGGTATCGATATAGGTGTCCGTGTAGAAGTCCCAGCTATTATAATGGACCCTGTTACAAATATCAACCGCGACCCCAAATTCCACATACAGACCCAAAGATATGACGATTTTGTCCGTACTTTTTGTACAAATGAACATGGATTTGTGGTCAAAGAAGAATATGAGGATTTTATCGCTACTAACGGACATTCTCTGCGCAAAAAAACTTCCGAAAACACCAATTTTGCATTCCTTGTACACATAGAACTGACCCACCCCATAGAAAACACTACAAAATACGCTCGTTCCATAGCCAAATTAGCCACAACTATTGGAGGGGGCAAACCTGTACTCCAGAGGATGGGCGATTTAAGGCGCGGTAGAAGGTCTACCGATGGGAGACTTGCACGTAATCCAGTTGTCAATACATTAAAAGATGTTACACCGGGTGATATTTCCATGGCAATGCCCCACAGAATTGTGATGGACATCATCGAAGGTCTTGAAACCCTAAACCAGATTATACCAGGTGTTGCGTCTGATTCAACACTATTATATGCCCCCGAAATAAAATTCTACGCCATGCAGGTGCAGATTAACCAAAACATGGAATCCAGCATCAAAAACCTTTATGCAGCAGGTGATGGAACTGGGTTATCAAGAGACATTGTTAACGCTGCTGCTACGGGGGTAATGGCTGCAAGAGGAATTTTAAAAACTGAAGAGATGGTTTAA